A region of Piscinibacter gummiphilus DNA encodes the following proteins:
- a CDS encoding aminotransferase-like domain-containing protein, giving the protein MNHPVAHWSRRLEASAQPAYLLIADLIAEDVRNGRLSARERLPTLRELADLLRLNYTTVARAYAEARKRGLIDSRPGMGTFVRGTSPSLPLRGGSGAEMTMNMPPEPADAALLARMHDSAADVMARTDLYDLMRYQDFGGAPDDRRAAVQWLRRVLPDCRGEHVLVCPGIHSALAALVSQLARPGELICVESLTYPGIKALANQLGVQLHALPLDDEGPSAAAFELACKTLKPKALYCNPTVLNPTTTSISPARREALADVALRFSIPIIEDDAYAMLPREKPSPIALLAPELTWYVTGFSKCLGAGVRTAYVCAPSERQAQRLAGALRATTVMASPITNALTSRWVLDGTAEAMVQAIRAESMARQAMASRHLAGRGVLSQPEGFHLWLPLSSSWSVVEFASYLRTQGVAVVASAAFSTDGDPPDAVRVCLGGPLTRNECDDALRLIADTLEHPQHPHATVR; this is encoded by the coding sequence ATGAACCACCCCGTCGCCCACTGGTCCCGCCGCCTCGAGGCGAGCGCGCAGCCCGCGTACCTGCTGATCGCCGACCTGATCGCCGAGGACGTGCGCAACGGCCGGCTCTCGGCCCGCGAGCGCCTGCCCACGCTGCGCGAACTCGCCGACCTGCTGCGGCTGAACTACACGACGGTGGCCCGCGCGTACGCGGAGGCGCGCAAGCGCGGGCTGATCGACTCGCGGCCCGGCATGGGCACCTTCGTGCGCGGCACGAGCCCGTCGCTGCCGCTGCGCGGCGGCAGCGGCGCCGAGATGACGATGAACATGCCACCCGAGCCCGCCGACGCGGCGCTGCTGGCCCGCATGCACGACAGCGCCGCCGACGTGATGGCCCGCACCGACCTGTACGACCTGATGCGCTACCAGGACTTCGGCGGCGCCCCCGACGACCGCCGCGCCGCGGTGCAGTGGCTGCGCCGCGTGCTGCCCGACTGCCGTGGCGAACACGTGCTGGTGTGCCCCGGCATCCACAGCGCGCTGGCCGCATTGGTGTCGCAGCTCGCGCGACCCGGCGAACTGATCTGCGTGGAGTCGCTCACCTACCCGGGCATCAAGGCGCTCGCGAACCAGCTGGGCGTGCAGCTGCATGCGTTGCCGCTCGACGACGAGGGCCCGAGCGCCGCCGCGTTCGAACTGGCCTGCAAGACGCTCAAGCCGAAGGCGCTGTACTGCAACCCGACCGTGCTCAACCCCACCACGACGTCGATCTCGCCTGCCCGCCGCGAGGCGCTGGCCGACGTGGCGCTGCGCTTCTCGATCCCGATCATCGAGGACGACGCCTACGCGATGCTGCCGCGCGAGAAGCCCTCGCCCATCGCGCTGCTCGCGCCGGAGCTCACGTGGTACGTCACCGGCTTCAGCAAGTGCCTGGGCGCGGGCGTGCGCACCGCGTACGTGTGTGCGCCCAGCGAACGGCAGGCGCAGCGGCTGGCCGGCGCGCTGCGGGCCACCACGGTGATGGCGTCGCCCATCACCAACGCGCTCACGAGCCGCTGGGTGCTCGACGGCACGGCCGAGGCCATGGTCCAGGCCATCCGAGCGGAGTCGATGGCGCGCCAGGCGATGGCCTCGCGCCACCTCGCGGGCCGCGGCGTGCTGTCGCAGCCCGAGGGCTTCCACCTGTGGCTGCCGCTGTCGTCGTCCTGGAGCGTGGTGGAGTTCGCGTCCTACCTGCGCACGCAGGGCGTGGCCGTGGTGGCGAGCGCCGCGTTCTCGACCGATGGCGACCCGCCCGACGCGGTGCGCGTGTGCCTCGGCGGGCCGCTCACGCGCAACGAATGCGACGATGCGTTGCGACTGATCGCCGACACGCTCGAACACCCGCAGCATCCGCACGCGACCGTCCGCTGA
- a CDS encoding RidA family protein: protein MTPLTFINPPGLYDPEPNGYSHVAVVEGTPRWILLAGQGGESADGALSPDFAVQLRQAFDNIATALAAANATLRDVVRITVLVVAHDMAKLEVLSRIVRERFEGRPAPACTLIPVPRLALDGMLVEVEATAATR from the coding sequence ATGACTCCCCTCACCTTCATCAACCCGCCCGGCCTCTACGACCCCGAACCCAACGGCTACTCCCACGTCGCGGTGGTCGAAGGCACGCCCCGCTGGATCCTCCTCGCGGGCCAGGGCGGCGAGTCGGCCGACGGCGCGCTGTCGCCCGACTTCGCCGTGCAGCTGCGGCAGGCGTTCGACAACATCGCCACCGCCCTGGCCGCGGCGAACGCCACGCTGCGCGACGTCGTCCGGATCACCGTGCTGGTCGTGGCCCACGACATGGCGAAGCTCGAGGTGCTGAGCCGCATCGTGCGGGAACGTTTCGAGGGCAGGCCCGCGCCCGCGTGCACGCTGATTCCGGTGCCGCGGCTCGCGCTGGACGGCATGCTGGTGGAGGTGGAAGCCACCGCCGCCACCCGCTGA
- a CDS encoding DUF3037 domain-containing protein has translation MPTPLHTYDYAIVRLVPRVERGEFINAGVIVSCKTAGYLRAKVAFDESRFAALAPKADPHDLRAALLSIPAICEGGEAAGPLRHLSSRERFDWLVAPRSSSLQVSPVHTGRCTDLSLALDKLFDRMVAVSA, from the coding sequence GTGCCCACGCCCTTGCACACGTATGACTACGCCATCGTGCGGCTGGTGCCGCGCGTCGAGCGGGGCGAGTTCATCAACGCGGGCGTGATCGTCTCGTGCAAGACGGCGGGCTACCTGCGCGCGAAGGTGGCGTTCGACGAGTCCCGCTTCGCCGCGCTCGCGCCGAAGGCCGATCCGCACGACCTCCGCGCGGCGCTGCTGAGCATCCCCGCCATCTGCGAGGGCGGCGAGGCCGCTGGCCCGCTGCGCCACCTGTCGAGCCGCGAGCGCTTCGACTGGCTCGTCGCGCCGCGCAGCAGCAGCCTGCAGGTGTCACCGGTGCACACCGGCCGCTGCACCGACCTCTCGCTCGCGCTCGACAAGCTGTTCGACCGGATGGTGGCGGTCTCGGCCTGA
- a CDS encoding sigma-70 family RNA polymerase sigma factor: MNPKVLPPDPDDRNVRLLAHRPLVQRIAGRMLARMPANVAMDELVQAGMIGLNEALSRFEEGRGATFDTYASRRIEGSMLDSLRAGDELSRHVRSQQRQIRAAVQALEHRLGRAPRAKEVANELGWTLEVFYRAMLDAGAAPTRLEDEALEPSSDDPAVVAGEPDALAVDEHADPQRLLQRQQRHEALAKAFDALEPQEHQVMQMIYARELDLAEIGALLGLSPSRISQIHQATVAKLRIRMRDW, translated from the coding sequence TTGAACCCGAAGGTCCTTCCCCCCGATCCCGACGATCGCAACGTGCGCCTGCTCGCGCACCGTCCGCTCGTGCAGCGGATCGCGGGCCGCATGCTGGCGCGGATGCCGGCGAACGTCGCGATGGACGAACTCGTCCAGGCCGGCATGATCGGCCTCAACGAGGCGCTGTCGCGTTTCGAGGAGGGCCGCGGCGCCACGTTCGACACCTACGCGTCGCGCCGCATCGAAGGGTCGATGCTCGACTCGCTGCGCGCCGGCGACGAACTGTCGCGGCACGTGCGCAGCCAGCAGCGGCAGATCCGCGCCGCGGTGCAGGCGCTCGAACACCGCCTCGGCCGCGCGCCACGCGCGAAGGAGGTCGCGAACGAACTGGGCTGGACCCTCGAGGTGTTCTACCGCGCGATGCTCGACGCGGGCGCCGCGCCCACGCGGCTGGAGGACGAGGCGCTGGAGCCGTCGTCCGACGATCCCGCGGTGGTGGCCGGCGAGCCGGACGCGCTCGCCGTGGACGAACACGCCGACCCGCAGCGCCTGCTGCAGCGCCAGCAGCGCCACGAAGCCCTCGCGAAGGCCTTCGACGCCCTGGAGCCGCAGGAGCACCAGGTGATGCAGATGATCTACGCGCGCGAGCTCGACCTGGCGGAGATCGGCGCGCTGCTGGGGCTCAGTCCGTCGCGGATCTCGCAGATCCACCAGGCGACGGTGGCGAAGCTGCGGATCCGGATGCGGGACTGGTGA
- a CDS encoding HipA family kinase, translating to MSLPIRTVCATRYVTPLREGGSLPAIVEADDDGLYVLKFRGAGQGPKALIAELVAGEIGRALGLPVPEIVFIDLDPELARTEPDPEIQELIRASGGLNLALDYLPGSVTFDPLSDRPDPGLASRIVWFDGFVTNLDRTPRNANLLMWHRSLRLIDHGASLYFQHQWGDPAEMAVKPFALIKDHVLLPFASALDEADATLPALLPPERLRTIVDTIPEAWLRHDSPFPDAAAHREAFVQYFQRRLAAPRAFAEEARRAHALAHV from the coding sequence ATGAGCCTGCCGATCCGCACCGTCTGCGCCACCCGTTATGTCACGCCCCTGCGCGAGGGCGGCTCGCTGCCGGCCATCGTCGAGGCCGACGACGACGGGCTCTACGTGCTGAAGTTCCGCGGCGCGGGGCAGGGCCCCAAGGCCCTCATCGCCGAACTGGTGGCCGGCGAGATCGGCCGCGCGCTCGGCCTGCCGGTGCCCGAGATCGTGTTCATCGACCTCGACCCCGAACTCGCGCGCACGGAGCCCGACCCCGAGATCCAGGAGCTGATCCGCGCGAGCGGCGGCCTGAACCTCGCGCTCGACTACCTGCCCGGCTCGGTCACGTTCGACCCGCTGTCGGACCGGCCCGACCCCGGCCTCGCGTCGCGCATCGTGTGGTTCGACGGCTTCGTCACCAACCTCGACCGCACCCCGCGCAACGCCAACCTGCTGATGTGGCACCGGTCGCTGCGGCTCATCGACCATGGCGCGTCGCTGTACTTCCAGCACCAGTGGGGCGACCCCGCGGAGATGGCGGTCAAGCCGTTCGCGCTGATCAAGGACCACGTGCTGCTGCCGTTCGCGTCGGCGCTCGACGAGGCCGACGCCACGCTGCCCGCGCTGCTGCCCCCCGAGCGCCTCCGGACCATCGTCGACACCATCCCCGAGGCCTGGCTGCGCCACGACTCGCCGTTCCCCGATGCCGCCGCGCACCGCGAGGCCTTCGTCCAGTATTTCCAGCGCCGGCTCGCCGCGCCGCGCGCCTTCGCCGAGGAGGCACGCCGTGCCCACGCCCTTGCACACGTATGA
- a CDS encoding multidrug effflux MFS transporter: protein MISPFLRLALVLGLLSAIGPFAIDMYLPALPAIGNTLVADVGAVQMSLTAFFAAVSVSQLVYGPASDLFGRKKPLYFGMALFTLASIGCALAPNIGTLVAFRFVQGLGAGAAMTVPRAVVRDVHTGNDAARLMSLLMLVFSVSPILAPLVGSFVVEAFGWRGIFWFVTGAGVAGLALLAFVLQETRPPAERAGSTWRGSLSAYGQLMRDRHFLGLTFIGAFGLASFFVYLANSSFVMINHYGLSPREYSFAFSINAVSFIGVSQLTGWFAKRFGLRRTVRGAVLGFTVTMTLLLVLFTAGVDRFDVLAGLLFVGFGFLGLVIPATSVLALEDHGDIAGVASALMGTLQLVTGAVVMGFTGLFLDGTAFPMVAGITLCAVMSMAFTQATLGAPGRTAAAF from the coding sequence ATGATCTCCCCCTTCCTGCGCCTGGCCCTGGTGCTCGGCCTGCTGTCGGCCATCGGGCCGTTCGCCATCGACATGTACCTGCCGGCGCTGCCGGCCATCGGAAACACCCTCGTCGCCGACGTCGGCGCGGTGCAGATGAGCCTCACGGCCTTCTTCGCCGCGGTGTCGGTCAGCCAGCTCGTCTACGGTCCGGCCTCGGACCTCTTCGGCCGCAAGAAGCCGCTGTACTTCGGCATGGCGCTGTTCACGCTCGCGAGCATCGGCTGCGCGCTCGCGCCCAACATCGGCACGCTGGTGGCGTTCCGCTTCGTGCAGGGCCTGGGTGCCGGCGCGGCGATGACCGTGCCGCGCGCGGTGGTGCGCGACGTGCACACCGGCAACGACGCGGCGCGGCTGATGTCGCTGCTGATGCTCGTGTTCAGCGTGTCGCCCATCCTCGCGCCTCTCGTGGGCAGCTTCGTGGTCGAGGCGTTCGGCTGGCGCGGCATCTTCTGGTTCGTCACGGGCGCGGGCGTCGCCGGCCTCGCGCTGCTGGCCTTCGTGCTGCAGGAGACCCGTCCGCCCGCCGAGCGCGCGGGCAGCACGTGGCGCGGCTCGCTCTCGGCCTACGGCCAGCTGATGCGCGACCGGCACTTCCTCGGGCTCACCTTCATCGGCGCGTTCGGCCTCGCGAGTTTCTTCGTGTACCTCGCGAACTCGTCGTTCGTGATGATCAACCACTACGGGCTCTCGCCGCGCGAGTACAGCTTCGCGTTTTCGATCAACGCCGTGTCGTTCATCGGGGTGTCGCAGCTGACCGGCTGGTTCGCGAAACGCTTCGGCCTGCGGCGTACGGTGCGTGGCGCGGTGCTCGGCTTCACCGTCACGATGACGCTGCTGCTGGTGCTGTTCACCGCCGGGGTCGACCGCTTCGACGTGCTGGCCGGCCTGCTGTTCGTCGGGTTCGGCTTCCTCGGCCTGGTGATCCCGGCCACCTCGGTGTTGGCGCTGGAGGACCACGGCGACATCGCGGGCGTGGCGTCCGCCTTGATGGGCACGCTGCAGCTCGTGACGGGGGCCGTCGTGATGGGCTTCACCGGCCTGTTCCTCGACGGCACGGCGTTCCCGATGGTGGCGGGCATCACGCTGTGTGCGGTGATGTCGATGGCGTTCACGCAGGCGACGCTGGGGGCGCCGGGGCGCACTGCAGCGGCGTTCTGA
- a CDS encoding MSMEG_0572/Sll0783 family nitrogen starvation response protein has product MPKVTQPASKKGDFLVDYEEKVFEDVKAEPGEKALVTFHTVAFEGSIGFVNLLQATRLQRKGFETSILLYGPGVTLGVKRGFPTLGDEAFPGHQNFNNQIGKFIAEGGKVYACRFALQALYGHGEGSLIEGIRPISPLDVLDIVLLHRKSNAFILDTWTL; this is encoded by the coding sequence ATGCCCAAAGTCACCCAACCCGCCAGCAAGAAAGGCGACTTCCTCGTCGACTACGAAGAGAAGGTCTTCGAGGACGTGAAGGCCGAGCCCGGCGAGAAGGCGCTCGTCACGTTCCACACCGTCGCGTTCGAGGGCTCCATCGGCTTCGTGAACCTGCTGCAGGCCACGCGCCTGCAGCGCAAGGGGTTCGAGACGTCGATCCTGCTGTACGGCCCGGGCGTGACGCTCGGCGTCAAGCGCGGCTTCCCGACCCTCGGCGACGAGGCCTTCCCGGGCCACCAGAACTTCAACAACCAGATCGGCAAGTTCATCGCCGAAGGCGGCAAGGTGTATGCCTGCCGCTTCGCGCTGCAGGCGCTGTACGGCCACGGCGAAGGCTCGCTGATCGAAGGCATCCGCCCGATCAGCCCGCTCGACGTGCTCGACATCGTGCTGCTGCACCGCAAGTCGAACGCGTTCATCCTCGACACCTGGACGCTGTGA
- a CDS encoding Nit6803 family nitrilase — MNDSPKTVRAAAVQIAPDLDHPERTLDRVCDAIDRAADQGAQLAVFPETFLPYYPYFSFVQPPVQQGPAHLRLYEHAVVVPGPVTQAVAERAAARRCVVVLGVNERDHGSLYNTQLVFDADGSLKLKRRKITPTYHERMIWGQGDAAGLKVVDTAAGRVGALACWEHYNPLARYALMTQHEQIHCAQFPGSLVGPIFADQMAVTIRHHALESGCFVVNATGWLTDAQVASVTKDPALQGALRGGCHTAIVSPEGRYLAEPLTEGEGMVVADLDFALITKRKRMMDSVGHYARPELLGLLVNDRPAVTRVPMNPTRSPSDEHAPSDLAGQPAADDRAAVLRVAAG; from the coding sequence ATGAACGACTCCCCGAAGACGGTGCGCGCGGCGGCGGTGCAGATCGCCCCCGACCTCGACCACCCCGAACGCACGCTCGACCGCGTGTGCGACGCGATCGACCGCGCGGCCGACCAGGGGGCGCAGCTCGCCGTGTTCCCCGAAACCTTCCTGCCGTACTACCCGTACTTCTCGTTCGTGCAGCCGCCGGTGCAACAGGGACCGGCGCACCTGCGCCTGTACGAGCACGCGGTGGTGGTGCCCGGCCCGGTGACCCAGGCCGTGGCCGAACGCGCCGCCGCGCGCCGCTGCGTGGTGGTGCTCGGCGTCAACGAACGCGACCACGGCAGCCTCTACAACACGCAGCTGGTCTTCGACGCCGACGGCTCGCTCAAGCTCAAGCGCCGCAAGATCACCCCCACGTACCACGAGCGGATGATCTGGGGCCAGGGCGACGCCGCGGGCCTGAAGGTGGTGGACACCGCCGCGGGCCGCGTGGGGGCGCTCGCGTGCTGGGAGCACTACAACCCGCTCGCCCGCTACGCGCTGATGACCCAGCACGAGCAGATCCACTGCGCGCAGTTCCCCGGCTCGCTCGTGGGCCCCATCTTCGCGGACCAGATGGCCGTGACGATCCGCCACCACGCGCTGGAGTCGGGCTGCTTCGTCGTCAACGCCACCGGCTGGCTCACCGACGCGCAGGTGGCCAGTGTCACGAAGGACCCCGCGCTGCAGGGCGCGCTGCGTGGCGGCTGCCACACCGCGATCGTTTCGCCCGAGGGCAGGTACCTCGCCGAGCCGCTGACCGAAGGCGAGGGGATGGTCGTCGCCGACCTCGACTTCGCGCTGATCACCAAACGCAAACGGATGATGGATTCGGTGGGCCACTACGCCCGCCCCGAACTGCTGGGCCTGCTGGTCAACGACCGGCCCGCCGTGACCCGTGTGCCGATGAACCCCACCAGGAGCCCCTCCGATGAACACGCCCCCTCCGATCTCGCCGGCCAGCCGGCAGCTGATGACCGAGCTGCAGTCCTTCGGGTTGCGGCTGGCTGA